The following proteins come from a genomic window of Malus sylvestris chromosome 4, drMalSylv7.2, whole genome shotgun sequence:
- the LOC126617835 gene encoding probable aldo-keto reductase 2 isoform X1: MTRSTYDSTYHSTTAAATTTILPAPSFYQTASIHITHTHTHTHIYIYMHTHIYTHLSLCLSLSLSLSHTHTHTLTPSLCNSDKNNNRSYQAMAGVVRRIKLGSQGLEVSAQGLGCMGMSAFYGPPKPDQDMITLIHHAIDAGVTLLDTSDVYGPYTNEILLGKALKGGVRDKVELATKFGLSSVDNKWDTRGDPAYVRAAIEGSLKRLGIDSVDLYYQHRIDTRVPIEVTVGELKKLVEEGKIKYIGLSEASGSTIRRAHAVHPITAVQLEWSLWARDVEEDIIPTCRELGIGIVAYSPLGRGFFSSGANFVDNLANDDFRKSLPRFQAENLEHNKTVFERVSDLAARKGCTPSQLALAWVHHQGNDVCPIPGTTKIENFNQNIGALSVKLTPEEMAELESYASADAVKGDRCMDDISTWKDSETPPLSSWKAA; the protein is encoded by the exons ATGACTCGCTCCACTTACGACTCCACCTACCACTCCAccaccgccgccgccaccaccactATCCTTCCTGCTCCCTCATTTTACCAAACTGCCTCCATtcatatcacacacacacacacacacacacacatatatatatatatgcacacacatatatatacacatctctctctctgtctctctctctctctctctctctctcacacacacacacacactctcactCCCTCACTCTGCAATTCAGACAAAAACAACAACCGCAGTTATCAAGCAATGGCAGGAGTAGTGAGGAGGATCAAGCTGGGATCGCAAGGCCTGGAGGTTTCGGCTCAAGGCCTTGGCTGCATGGGCATGTCCGCCTTCTACGGCCCTCCGAAACCCGACCAAGACATGATCACTCTCATCCACCACGCCATCGACGCTGGCGTCACCCTCCTCGACACCTCCGACGTCTACGGCCCCTACACCAACGAAATTCTTCTCGGCAAG GCACTCAAGGGAGGGGTGCGAGACAAGGTTGAATTGGCCACGAAATTCGGTCTCAGCTCAGTGGATAACAAGTGGGACACTCGAGGTGACCCTGCGTATGTGAGAGCTGCTATTGAGGGTAGCTTGAAGCGCCTTGGCATTGACTCTGTTGATCTCTATTATCAGCATCGCATTGACACCCGTGTCCCCATTGAAGTCACG GTTGGGGAACTCAAGAAATTAGTTGAAGAGGGTAAGATAAAGTACATTGGTTTATCCGAGGCCTCAGGTTCCACAATAAGAAGAGCACATGCTGTTCATCCAATAACAGCAGTGCAGTTGGAGTGGTCGTTGTGGGCTAGAGATGTGGAGGAAGATATAATTCCAACTTGCCG GGAACTTGGCATTGGTATTGTTGCATACAGTCCTCTAGGAAGAGGATTTTTTTCATCAGGTGCTAATTTCGTCGACAATCTAGCCAATGATGATTTCCGAAAG TCTCTACCCAGGTTCCAAGCCGAAAACCTAGAGCATAATAAAACAGTATTCGAGCGGGTTAGTGATCTTGCAGCAAGGAAGGGGTGCACACCATCTCAGCTAGCACTGGCCTGGGTTCATCACCAAGGGAATGATGTGTGTCCCATACCCGGAACCACCAAGATTGAGAATTTTAACCAGAATATTGGAGCTCTGTCTGTGAAACTGACACCAGAAGAAATGGCCGAGCTTGAATCTTATGCTTCAGCCGATGCCGTTAAAGGTGACAGATGTATGGATGACATTAGTACTTGGAAGGACTCCGAAACTCCGCCACTGTCTTCATGGAAAGCCGCATGA
- the LOC126617835 gene encoding probable aldo-keto reductase 2 isoform X2, translating into MTGVFVRMVLEENQLLFRVGELKKLVEEGKIKYIGLSEASGSTIRRAHAVHPITAVQLEWSLWARDVEEDIIPTCRELGIGIVAYSPLGRGFFSSGANFVDNLANDDFRKSLPRFQAENLEHNKTVFERVSDLAARKGCTPSQLALAWVHHQGNDVCPIPGTTKIENFNQNIGALSVKLTPEEMAELESYASADAVKGDRCMDDISTWKDSETPPLSSWKAA; encoded by the exons ATGACTGGTGTATTTGTAAGAATGGTACTCGAAGAGAACCAACTCTTATTCAGA GTTGGGGAACTCAAGAAATTAGTTGAAGAGGGTAAGATAAAGTACATTGGTTTATCCGAGGCCTCAGGTTCCACAATAAGAAGAGCACATGCTGTTCATCCAATAACAGCAGTGCAGTTGGAGTGGTCGTTGTGGGCTAGAGATGTGGAGGAAGATATAATTCCAACTTGCCG GGAACTTGGCATTGGTATTGTTGCATACAGTCCTCTAGGAAGAGGATTTTTTTCATCAGGTGCTAATTTCGTCGACAATCTAGCCAATGATGATTTCCGAAAG TCTCTACCCAGGTTCCAAGCCGAAAACCTAGAGCATAATAAAACAGTATTCGAGCGGGTTAGTGATCTTGCAGCAAGGAAGGGGTGCACACCATCTCAGCTAGCACTGGCCTGGGTTCATCACCAAGGGAATGATGTGTGTCCCATACCCGGAACCACCAAGATTGAGAATTTTAACCAGAATATTGGAGCTCTGTCTGTGAAACTGACACCAGAAGAAATGGCCGAGCTTGAATCTTATGCTTCAGCCGATGCCGTTAAAGGTGACAGATGTATGGATGACATTAGTACTTGGAAGGACTCCGAAACTCCGCCACTGTCTTCATGGAAAGCCGCATGA